The following proteins are co-located in the Vigna angularis cultivar LongXiaoDou No.4 chromosome 2, ASM1680809v1, whole genome shotgun sequence genome:
- the LOC108323223 gene encoding photosystem II reaction center PSB28 protein, chloroplastic: MLLLSSIYNHNSSMAASFHSLTFFSSLSKTLHKSRSSSVPCMIFHHSSTHSSFNGQSVNLPRLRLSKLKQNPSKHLPAMMMAKPAIQFIRGTDEQTIPDVKLTTSRDGTNGMAIFNFDQPSVFDSSREVADITGLYMIDEEGVLQSVDVSAKFVNGKPSGIEAKYVMRTPKDWDRFMRFMERYSDANGLQFIKK; this comes from the exons ATGCTACTTCTCTCTTCCATTTATAATCACAATTCATCAATGGCAGCTTCTTTCCATTCCCTCACATTCTTCTCCTCACTCTCCAAAACTCTTCACAAATCACGTTCATCTTCAG TCCCATGTATGATTTTTCATCACAGTAGCACACACTCTTCGTTCAATGGCCAATCTGTGAACCTGCCACGTTTGAGGTTATCCAAGCTAAAGCAAAATCCTTCGAAACACTTGCCTGCTATGATGATGGCCAAACCAGCCATACAGTTCATTAGGGGAACTGATGAACAGACAATACCAGATGTGAAGCTTACTACATCACGTGATGGAACAAATGGTATGGCCATCTTCAACTTCGATCAACCCTCAGTTTTTGATTCATCTCGTGAAGTTGCCGATATCACTGGTTTATACATGATTGATGAGGAAGGGGTTCTTCAGTCTGTGGATGTGAGTGCTAAGTTTGTCAATGGAAAGCCTTCAGGAATTGAAGCCAAGTATGTGATGCGGACTCCAAAGGATTGGGACAGATTCATGAGATTTATGGAACGATATTCTGATGCAAACGGTTTGCAgttcattaaaaaataa